GTGTGTTGTTTTTTTGTGTTGTTTTGCGGGGTggggggttggggggggggATAGAGAGACATTCTATTCTACTAGGATCAGCATTTAAATATCTCTTACAGCAATGCTGGCTGCTGCAAATAGtccaaaatcaatttctcaactCCCTCCAATCTATCAACAGTGTATTGCCCAGAGAACTGCAAACCAAAAGATCATTTGGGCAGTAAATACATATATCAAAGAACCAAATACAATACTCTGACATAAACTAGCTTACCTGATTTGATAGGGAAGGCTGGTAACCCTTCACAGGAGTGTTGAAACCTGAGTTTGGCACATTAACTGAGGTACTGGTATTTTCTTGCAACTTCTAtaggaagaaaatgaaaaagaatcaaTAGAAGGAACCATCAGAAACAAAAGAATGTTTCATAATCATGCCTAATGGCATGTGAGATATGCAAACATTTGAAGCCTATCTCATAAAAAGTTGGATTAATACCCGTAACCTGGTATTGTAGCAGTGCACGTATATACAATCAGCAAAGTGGTTTGCAATCTCATTATACTCGGTGACAGGCCTGAAGTTACAAAAAAGGAAAGCTAATCTTCCAATTCAGAAactgaaaaaaatgaaacttgGAAGGAATAGAGTGAACAACTACAATTCATTTGCGCACTTGCCATGCTATAACATGCTCCTACTGAATCTTCACCCAGGCATATTAATCAATAAAGGGTAAACAAACATTTGTATATATGCAGTAAAAGTGTCTTATATATCCGGATATCCCTACCATATGGCCTAAAAATTTTACCCTTTCACCACCGCACACTCCTTGCTAAAGTGAAACTGTTAATaattagaaataaaaattaaaaagtgacTCCTTAGAATCCTCACTGCTATTAGTACAATCTTATAATTGAGTTTAACGAGTTATTAGTTCTCAAAAGGTAGCCTATGAGATTGGAAATGAGTAAATTCAAAATGATgcatttcatgattttttttttttttcaaaacagtGATACCATTCCAACTGGATGATTCTGGTACTAGGTAAGTGGGGTTTCCCCCACAACAAATATTATGCGGGCAAAACAAGACACACTGAAAAACTCTGTTAATTCTGCCATATTGCGTCCGCCACATACTCTAATATCATGGGGCAAAGGTCCATATTTGGACCATAATGTATTAGGTAAAGAACCCTAAATCACAAGGGGACAAAAGTGAGTTTATCCATCAGTAGATGAATGGATATGTAGCTGCTCAGGTCCCCAAAATACTATAAAACAATTGGCCATTCCCCTAGATACGTGTGGTGCTGGTAGGATTACACCACTTGGTTTTCAAAGTCTAATCTCACTGTTACATATTTAAATGCACCGTTGACAATCCATATGCTATTACATGATATCTCAGCATTAAAAACAACAAAGTAGCCTAAGTACATCCTGCAAACATGCCATGTCCTAAAAGGCTACACCTTCCTTTGATCTCAAGCTTGCTTAGATTCTACTGACGAAGCAGTATACTCTCTCCATCATATACTTATATAGCATGCATATGGTTGCTAATGAAACGGAAACCTAACTTTTCTATTGCAACTACCTCCTGCAAAATTTAATCTCAAGTATCAGTGATCTAAGACAGCAGCCAGCTGAATTTCATTTCCATTGTTGTTCTGTTACAGGAGTTACTACTACTATTGTTTGCCTGCAgattactgaagttgttttgatAGGGGATCCGGCTAGCATAATAATTTGCACTATGACTTTAAAATGGATAAAGGGCATATTGATGTTAATAACTGATATAAGaatcaaattcagaaatttaaactttaaaaaatagTCAACCATGCTCTTGAGGATAGAAGTTTCCCCGAAGACTTAAATATCAAGTTGTCATCTCCTGTACTTTATAAACATGCTCCCAGAGCATttgaaatttttcacaaaatcaGCTCAAATCAGGGCGTGCATATCTACTTAATGGAGGATTTTTCTTTGATACTGAACTCCAAATCACTAATAATTGAAGCAAAAGCCAAAGTCAACCGATGCAAAAATTTTAACATAGCCATAGTTTTGTCATTTTCCATTTCACCAAAAAGAATAATCTCTTCCTAACGGAAGAACCATTTTCAATCACTGTAGCTCTCAACCATTAGTACCATTAACTCCTCTTGAGATAATACTAAGCCAATCAAGGGATTCAGTAGGCCAAATCAAATTAAACTAGCTATTTATTCAGCGCTAGCTGGTATTCTTATGATTAAGTTACAAAAGTTCTGTGCTTAAGAGGTACATTGTCAAAGAGAACAACTAGAAGTAGAAGTTTGATACATACTATCAAACTCAACAACTGGATTAGATGCATACCTGACAGAGTAGACCATCATTTGCTTTTTACCCTGAAAGCCTTTCAGGTGACCATGAATAACAACATACATGCCATCCCTAATAACATAATGTAAACCAAATTTTAACAAGGCACCAAAATTGGATCAGCCTGAACCAAGTGAATTTAACTTGGACAATAACTTACATCACTCTTTCCATTTCTTTGCTATCAACAGCCTCATTTACCCTACAAGAAAAAGATTCAGCTCATGACTAAGGGCAAGCTCCATAGCAGCAAATGAATAAACAAGTTTGGCTAATTAAAAATTCTAAGAGCATCTAAAGTGGATAACCATCTGAAACAATCAATGCAGCCCGTGCCATCATCTACAACGAATTGAATATCAGTTACCCTTtcagttttattctttaataatCCCACCATCTTTACCtgaaaatcaactcaaaatCAAGGTATTACAACGATATGCCCTTCcatataaaccaaaaatgagTTGTTATTTAGAAcaacaaataagaaaagaaatataccCACATTGTTAACCTCAACTCCATCTACGAGAAGATTCATTTTGTCATCACTAGAATGAAAGGCTTCACTTATTTGCTTCACTGTCAGTGGAATCAAGGTCTGCGTATCACGATTCTGCAAAAAGAccaaaaagtgttacaaaaaaaaaaaaaaaagttctactGATATCTGTTGCCCCATCAAACATAAAACTTGGGAAAAGTCAAAGCCTAATCAAAGACTAATAGATCAGAAACTATTTTACCCTGAAACAGCAAGTTTATCAAATATCATATTCAAGTAAGTAATTGAGAAaacctcagtcaattaattctaTTATCCCAAGAACCAAAAATCTAAACCCAACCCTTAAAACCCAGGGCCAAAAGCCTAACAGATTTTTGCGAAAAATCAATATCATTAGATACAGAGGTTTAATTTTGCtactttttctcattttctttacTGAGTTTCTccccaaaaaaatcattttaaggGGTTAAAAATACACGAACCTTTGCAGGAGAATAGGAGGCATCAGCTGTGGTTTGAGTGGCTTGAGAGGGCATGAAACCACCGCCGGCGAAAGCGGCGTTTCCATCAAATTGGCTGTGTCCTCCGTACATATCTCGATAATTGATGGAAATAGCAGCAAGAAATACTAATGAGAAGGGAATGGACGAGCATCACAGCAAGAGGTAAAATTCGAGACTATCTCAAGGTTCCCGCCATTTTGATTTCTTAGTAGCAGCAGGATATCTTTTTCAATTAGGGCAATTTTCGagttaattatttaatttttgtgttttggaggCTAGAAATTTTTATGCTTCTAACAGACCCCTGAGGTTTGGAAAAACTTCATATAGACCCACTTAATTGCTCTTTAGATCTCAAAAAGTCAAAACCTCATAAAGGTggtgaatttgaaaaactccgACTAATCCTTTGGGTATATTAATATTTGTGTCACAGaactagaagaaaaaaaaaatcaaaatatgaagtttgCAAAACAATCTCAAACATctaaaaatgaaagagaaaaggaaggaTTAAAGGATAGAGGAGCTTGACAATTCTTTTGAAAATGATGGATAAGTAGAAAAGGattaaaagttcttaaaaatgTTGAATAAGAAAgatcaaaaataaatttaaccTCTAATAAATGTATAACAATTTGATCTCTTCATAGGACAATAAAAAATATATGAGAGGATTTGACATTTATTGAAACATGTGATCCATAATTAATtgctacttttttttatttagctTTTTATGCACACGTGAATAAACTTGTGTTATTGTGAGATAAAACAAAGATTATCGtaaatgaaaatagaaaaaacactTTATAGTAAACTATGGACCTTTTTACTCTTTACAATTGAACTCATTAGAATCGTTCTTCCTCTCCTGAAATGCCCAAacccaaacaaaagaaaactttCTATTTTTTCTATACTAAATGGGACCATGCTACAATATATGTAGAGGtgtcaatcacaacccaattATGTTGACTCTCTGATCAATaataaatccaaacccttccaTTAATTTTGAATATATCTGAATGGGTACTCAATTAAATCCATTTAATTGGTGAATAGTTGGTTGACTCGACCCACCAATTTATGtccatttaaaaataattatacatttaaactATATTCTTAGTGAAtgttaagcaaataaatttgaattttttgctaattta
The Coffea arabica cultivar ET-39 chromosome 6c, Coffea Arabica ET-39 HiFi, whole genome shotgun sequence genome window above contains:
- the LOC113691819 gene encoding replication protein A 32 kDa subunit B — protein: MYGGHSQFDGNAAFAGGGFMPSQATQTTADASYSPAKNRDTQTLIPLTVKQISEAFHSSDDKMNLLVDGVEVNNVKMVGLLKNKTERVTDIQFVVDDGTGCIDCFRWVNEAVDSKEMERVMDGMYVVIHGHLKGFQGKKQMMVYSVRPVTEYNEIANHFADCIYVHCYNTRLRKLQENTSTSVNVPNSGFNTPVKGYQPSLSNQFSGQYTVDRLEGVEKLILDYLQQPALLESVKGASRDELAQRLNVPLERILKAIEWLECEGFIYSTIDEFHFKSITNG